From Haloarcula sp. CBA1127, a single genomic window includes:
- a CDS encoding MFS transporter, whose amino-acid sequence MRGTVTHLPAADTNHSVNANDRAITALVMLAHGLVHTYEMAVPIFVVIWLTEFDLINLGIAQFDVTTATVGVIVTLGYGLFGAGALPGGIVVDRIGSRRLITGCLLGMGGSYILLGLAPSMVVIALALVFWGLSASVYHPAGLSLISKGVEQRGTGLAYHGVAGNLGIGLGPLVAAILLLVAEWRTVALVLGVPALLAAVYASRASFDETAAVTAATDGGSKASSGIDSLEEFLSESKHLLAGSFLLVFVVVMCSGLYYRGVLTFLPELLRDLPGFEPIPIETLLPPGVLSALGIEAGTGQTLKPQDYFYAGLLLIGVFGQYAGGKLSDRIPVEYGIAGSFLVLAVLAVLFVPVSAMGFGPLAVLGALLGVALFVVQPMYQAAVAEYTPAGTRGLSYGYTYLGVFGVGALGGGLAGSILAFANATALFGTLAGIALVAVLAGIVLARRS is encoded by the coding sequence ATGCGCGGAACCGTCACACACTTGCCGGCGGCAGACACGAACCACAGTGTGAACGCGAACGACCGAGCGATCACCGCGCTGGTCATGCTCGCACACGGTCTGGTCCACACCTACGAGATGGCGGTCCCGATATTCGTCGTCATCTGGCTCACCGAGTTCGACCTCATCAACCTCGGTATCGCACAGTTCGACGTGACGACGGCGACGGTTGGCGTCATCGTGACGCTGGGCTACGGCCTGTTCGGGGCGGGCGCGCTCCCTGGCGGTATCGTCGTCGACCGAATCGGATCCCGGCGGCTCATCACCGGGTGTCTGCTCGGCATGGGCGGCTCGTACATCCTGCTGGGACTGGCCCCCAGTATGGTCGTCATCGCGCTGGCGCTTGTCTTCTGGGGGCTCTCGGCCAGCGTCTACCATCCGGCCGGGCTCTCGCTCATCAGCAAAGGCGTCGAACAGCGCGGGACCGGACTGGCCTACCACGGTGTCGCCGGCAACCTCGGCATCGGCCTCGGCCCGCTCGTCGCCGCGATTCTCCTGCTGGTCGCCGAGTGGCGGACGGTCGCACTCGTCCTCGGTGTCCCTGCGTTGCTCGCCGCCGTCTACGCCTCACGGGCGAGTTTCGACGAGACGGCGGCGGTGACGGCTGCGACCGACGGCGGGTCGAAAGCCAGCAGCGGTATCGACTCGCTTGAGGAGTTCCTCTCGGAGAGCAAGCATCTGCTGGCCGGGAGCTTCCTGCTGGTGTTCGTCGTCGTCATGTGCTCGGGGCTGTACTACCGCGGCGTCCTCACGTTCCTCCCGGAACTCCTGCGAGACCTGCCGGGCTTCGAGCCCATCCCGATAGAGACGCTGTTGCCTCCCGGCGTCCTGTCCGCGCTCGGTATCGAGGCCGGGACGGGCCAGACGCTCAAGCCACAGGACTACTTCTACGCCGGCCTGTTGCTCATCGGCGTGTTCGGCCAGTACGCCGGCGGCAAACTGAGCGACCGGATTCCCGTCGAGTACGGCATCGCCGGTTCGTTCCTGGTGCTTGCCGTCCTTGCAGTGCTGTTCGTTCCGGTGTCGGCGATGGGCTTCGGTCCGCTGGCGGTGCTGGGTGCGCTTCTGGGCGTCGCGCTGTTCGTCGTCCAGCCGATGTATCAGGCCGCTGTCGCGGAGTACACGCCTGCCGGCACGCGCGGACTCTCGTACGGTTACACGTATCTGGGCGTGTTCGGGGTCGGCGCGCTCGGCGGCGGGCTGGCCGGGTCGATTCTGGCCTTTGCGAACGCGACGGCGCTGTTCGGGACGCTCGCCGGCATCGCCCTCGTCGCTGTCCTCGCGGGAATCGTCCTCGCGCGGCGTTCGTGA
- a CDS encoding lysylphosphatidylglycerol synthase transmembrane domain-containing protein, translating into MTNRARDLGITVAQYGLAVAALSWLLTQFDIASAIDLLAGVETETALAVVAVSVLGICGRAYSWHAVITPLTPVRFRTAAGTTLIVNFVNQLLPSRLSGRLAAPFVLRSQTGMDYSDAAAASALHTAVFALYYGVAATAGLVLAVPLLRLELLVLLALATSLYFAAGLAILFGGLNLTYLDLLIGWLSGIAVRIPRVGEGLAARLDGLLEFTDSSTTTFRSLASEPTVWLRYAVGWAVDLVLAPGVRVGLLLGSFGVAFELLVALPLYLLVAYTVTLLPLTPGGIGVTEATATAVFVALGIPAEVIIPIIFVDRFMSIYLPSLAGWYPSVRLDVASLTTE; encoded by the coding sequence GTGACGAACCGGGCTCGTGATCTGGGGATCACGGTCGCCCAGTACGGACTCGCCGTCGCGGCGCTTTCGTGGCTGCTCACGCAGTTCGACATCGCGAGCGCAATCGACCTGCTCGCCGGCGTCGAGACCGAAACGGCGCTCGCGGTCGTCGCCGTCAGCGTTCTCGGCATCTGTGGCCGGGCCTACTCGTGGCACGCGGTGATTACCCCGCTCACACCGGTTCGATTCCGGACCGCCGCCGGGACGACGCTCATCGTGAACTTCGTCAATCAGTTGCTCCCGTCGCGGCTCTCCGGGCGGCTGGCCGCGCCGTTCGTTCTCCGGAGTCAGACCGGGATGGACTATAGCGACGCCGCAGCCGCCTCAGCGCTTCACACCGCCGTCTTCGCGCTATACTACGGCGTGGCGGCGACCGCAGGGCTCGTGCTGGCGGTTCCACTGCTCCGGCTCGAACTCCTCGTGTTGCTGGCGCTGGCGACAAGCCTCTACTTCGCGGCCGGCCTCGCAATACTGTTTGGCGGCCTCAACCTCACCTATCTGGACCTGCTCATCGGTTGGCTGTCCGGAATCGCAGTCCGGATTCCTCGCGTCGGTGAGGGACTCGCCGCGCGGCTCGACGGCCTGCTCGAATTCACCGACAGCTCGACGACGACGTTTCGGTCCCTCGCGAGCGAGCCGACAGTGTGGCTCCGCTACGCGGTCGGCTGGGCCGTCGACCTCGTGCTTGCGCCCGGTGTCCGCGTCGGCCTGTTGCTGGGAAGTTTCGGCGTCGCGTTCGAGCTGCTGGTCGCGTTGCCGCTGTACCTGCTGGTCGCGTACACCGTGACGCTCCTGCCGCTGACACCCGGCGGCATCGGCGTCACCGAAGCGACGGCGACGGCGGTGTTCGTCGCGCTGGGCATCCCAGCGGAAGTCATCATCCCCATCATCTTCGTCGACCGGTTCATGAGTATCTACCTGCCGTCGCTCGCGGGCTGGTATCCTTCTGTTCGGCTCGATGTCGCGTCACTGACGACGGAGTAG
- a CDS encoding glycosyltransferase, producing MDAAVIVPAYNEAESLARCLAPFESQPVELVVVVGGDDGTEQVARDTPFVDTVVRCDEGGAGIARNRGAAAATAPILLFTDADTVVPEDWVRLHLRHYTDDEVVGVGGPARPLEDSLKHRMLFKLLSDYWYRVSWPLGFVQQPGFNCSFRADAFEAAGGFDEDIPFMEDTELSLRMKEYGRIVYDADSRVATSARREADEGYLSLFAKYVRGYANHYILRREFDADYF from the coding sequence ATGGACGCTGCAGTCATCGTCCCGGCCTACAACGAGGCGGAGTCGCTGGCCCGCTGTCTGGCTCCCTTCGAGTCACAGCCTGTCGAACTGGTCGTCGTGGTCGGCGGCGACGACGGCACGGAACAGGTGGCCCGCGACACACCCTTCGTCGACACCGTCGTTCGGTGCGACGAGGGCGGGGCGGGAATCGCCAGAAACCGCGGAGCCGCGGCCGCGACAGCACCGATTCTGCTGTTCACCGATGCCGATACGGTGGTCCCCGAGGACTGGGTCCGTCTGCATCTCAGACACTACACCGACGACGAGGTGGTCGGGGTCGGTGGCCCCGCGCGGCCACTCGAAGACAGCCTCAAGCACCGCATGTTGTTCAAGCTGCTGTCGGACTACTGGTATCGGGTGTCGTGGCCGCTGGGCTTCGTCCAGCAACCGGGCTTCAACTGTAGCTTCCGGGCTGACGCTTTCGAGGCTGCGGGCGGCTTCGACGAGGACATTCCGTTCATGGAGGACACGGAGCTCTCCCTGCGGATGAAAGAGTACGGCCGAATCGTCTACGACGCCGACTCCCGCGTGGCCACGTCCGCGCGTAGAGAGGCAGACGAAGGATATCTCTCGCTGTTTGCGAAGTACGTGCGCGGGTACGCAAACCACTACATCCTCCGCCGGGAGTTCGATGCTGACTACTTCTGA
- a CDS encoding glycosyltransferase family 39 protein → MSSWRLLSRRAVEQVRSDLRDDPYLRYVLLLSAVMVGFWFWHRIPNFATRDEYSRLLDAMVVYGSVLEEPTFEGLKAGIEWGRAPFGATLYLYALAILPVVLVAAITGDLDAFTTIAFPSWEFGHYEVWAATPEWIWTWSLVSIRLTNVIAALCAVYLTYRLGVAIEGRNAGRLSAVVLSLTFGFLTISKEAGEDMPALVFVLLALYLLVRYVQTDDGTLFLAASAAGGVAIAFKLTAAPVILLIGVAFLLRAHAADAPLTETLYRPKLLLSGALFGFAMIVLGFPTALVAGPEPFIERVFGGSTSRMSHPTGPDAPMWWWFLRGYFSALGLPLVTAAAASVVATVATLRDRGSAFHGTVLILTGLTAYVAMFSQWHDFRVHHLIPTFPLIALLVGGRLVDLRERSSSLARPVMAVLLVTTAVYAGIGTAQFASMPRDEATAWLEEHGEEGDVVETYRVHIQDTAVPHSLTARHVAGQDPEAEEAMACPRYIQVGYRDLLYLKEDTYYRNGDAQAVYLRTLLNEESNYRIVAEFGERPPNFVPQRPTPGSFTDLLRLGVVPHTDQFADEQELAANQYTLILERDGECDTSRHPPF, encoded by the coding sequence ATGAGTAGCTGGCGGCTACTGTCCCGACGTGCTGTCGAACAGGTACGGTCGGACCTCCGGGACGACCCGTATCTCCGCTACGTGCTCCTGCTGTCGGCTGTTATGGTCGGATTCTGGTTCTGGCACCGCATCCCGAACTTCGCGACCCGCGACGAGTACAGCCGCTTGCTCGACGCGATGGTCGTCTACGGGTCGGTCCTCGAAGAACCGACTTTCGAGGGACTCAAGGCCGGTATCGAGTGGGGTCGGGCCCCCTTCGGTGCGACGCTGTACCTCTATGCGCTGGCTATCCTCCCCGTCGTGCTCGTCGCGGCTATCACTGGAGATCTGGACGCGTTCACGACTATCGCCTTCCCCAGCTGGGAGTTCGGCCACTACGAGGTCTGGGCCGCCACGCCCGAGTGGATCTGGACCTGGAGTCTCGTCTCCATCCGGCTGACCAACGTCATAGCCGCGCTCTGTGCCGTCTACCTCACGTACCGCCTCGGCGTCGCTATCGAGGGCCGCAACGCTGGCCGGCTCTCGGCTGTCGTGCTCTCACTGACCTTCGGCTTCCTCACCATCTCGAAGGAGGCCGGCGAGGACATGCCGGCGCTGGTGTTCGTCCTCCTCGCGCTGTATCTGCTTGTCAGGTACGTCCAGACGGACGACGGAACGCTGTTTCTGGCGGCGAGCGCCGCCGGCGGCGTCGCCATCGCGTTCAAACTGACGGCCGCGCCGGTCATCCTGCTTATCGGCGTTGCCTTCCTGCTGCGTGCCCATGCTGCCGACGCACCGCTGACGGAGACGCTGTACCGGCCGAAGCTCCTCCTGAGCGGCGCTTTGTTTGGGTTCGCTATGATCGTGCTCGGGTTCCCCACCGCGCTCGTGGCGGGGCCCGAACCGTTTATTGAGCGCGTGTTCGGCGGCTCGACCTCGCGAATGAGCCACCCGACAGGTCCCGACGCCCCGATGTGGTGGTGGTTCCTCCGAGGCTACTTCAGCGCGCTGGGACTGCCGCTGGTTACCGCGGCCGCCGCCAGTGTCGTGGCAACCGTCGCCACGTTGCGCGACCGCGGTTCCGCCTTCCACGGCACCGTCCTCATTCTGACCGGCCTGACGGCCTACGTTGCGATGTTCTCCCAGTGGCACGACTTCCGGGTGCACCACCTCATACCGACGTTCCCGCTCATCGCTTTGCTCGTCGGGGGGCGACTGGTGGACCTCCGCGAGCGCTCGTCATCGCTGGCACGACCGGTGATGGCTGTTCTGTTGGTAACGACGGCTGTCTACGCCGGTATCGGGACGGCGCAGTTCGCGTCAATGCCCCGCGACGAGGCGACGGCGTGGCTCGAAGAGCACGGCGAGGAGGGCGACGTGGTGGAGACGTATCGCGTCCACATTCAGGACACCGCCGTCCCGCACTCGCTGACCGCCAGACACGTCGCCGGCCAGGACCCGGAGGCGGAGGAAGCGATGGCGTGCCCGCGATACATTCAGGTCGGGTATCGGGACCTGCTGTACCTCAAGGAAGATACCTACTACCGAAACGGTGACGCACAGGCCGTCTACCTCCGGACCCTCCTGAACGAGGAGTCCAACTACCGAATCGTCGCGGAGTTCGGGGAGCGGCCGCCGAACTTCGTGCCCCAGCGACCGACCCCCGGCTCGTTCACCGACCTGCTCCGGCTCGGCGTCGTCCCGCACACGGACCAGTTCGCCGATGAGCAGGAACTCGCGGCGAACCAGTACACCCTTATTCTGGAACGTGACGGTGAGTGCGACACGAGCCGTCACCCGCCGTTCTGA
- a CDS encoding polysaccharide deacetylase family protein — translation MSNRAVLSIDFELFTQTPAYRSASGTTDRDGVGLDGGRFFRETLAKYDATSTAFVVSSVAESHPDAVRALADAGLEIASHTHTHQLLSDLDSDGQRREVSQSKDVLERVTNERISGFRAPAFDITDDHFDLLSDIGYTYDSSVVSSRSIPGWYGGEYDIHEPVPATAVRPDAPDSITEFPASVMPGLQLPLTGTWLRFFGPRYTILGMKLLARRGITPMLYVHPWELVDLPAVEGVPTRVYVRTGDWMRRAVERILQQDFEFTTARAVLEDGETAATRLHRGETL, via the coding sequence GTGCTGTCGATAGATTTCGAGCTGTTTACGCAGACGCCGGCGTACCGGAGCGCGTCGGGGACGACCGACCGCGACGGCGTCGGCCTTGACGGCGGCCGGTTTTTCAGAGAGACACTCGCAAAGTACGACGCGACGTCGACCGCGTTCGTGGTCTCCTCGGTCGCCGAGTCCCATCCCGACGCCGTGCGGGCACTCGCTGACGCGGGTCTGGAAATCGCCTCGCATACGCACACCCATCAGTTGCTCTCGGATCTCGACAGCGACGGGCAACGAAGGGAGGTGTCACAGTCAAAAGACGTGCTGGAGCGAGTCACCAACGAGCGGATCTCGGGGTTCCGAGCACCCGCCTTCGACATCACCGACGACCACTTCGATCTGCTTTCCGACATCGGATACACGTACGACTCTAGCGTCGTCTCAAGCCGGTCGATTCCGGGGTGGTACGGCGGCGAGTACGACATTCACGAACCTGTCCCAGCGACGGCGGTCCGCCCGGACGCACCGGACAGCATTACCGAGTTCCCAGCGAGCGTCATGCCCGGCCTGCAGTTGCCCCTCACCGGGACCTGGCTCCGGTTTTTCGGCCCACGATACACGATTCTGGGCATGAAACTGCTGGCCCGCCGGGGCATTACGCCGATGTTGTACGTCCACCCGTGGGAACTGGTCGATCTGCCGGCCGTGGAAGGGGTGCCGACGCGGGTGTACGTCAGGACCGGCGACTGGATGCGACGGGCCGTCGAGCGGATTCTGCAGCAGGACTTCGAGTTCACGACCGCACGGGCTGTTTTAGAGGATGGTGAAACGGCCGCGACACGGCTACACAGGGGCGAGACTCTGTGA